TGAGTAAAATAGCCGTCAAGATAATCAAAATCCGAAAAAATCTGGCAAATCTGTTTAATCCGGGTTCAGACAAACTGCTGAGGCGGATTTGCTTTCCTTCGCAAAATATGCTGCCAACTGCAAACTCAAAACTGCCAACTGGCGCTAAATAGTATAATGCTCAATCACATCCTCGGGTACCTTGGCGCTTCTTCCGGTAGCCATATCAATCATTACGTAATCAAAATAGCCGTCGCAGCATATTTTGCCGGTAGCTTTGTTGCTTAAGCTGAATTTTACGCGGCAGCCTTTATCGTCGATGGTTTCGATACCGGTTTTTACAATGAAGTAGTCGCCCATGGCGAGGGCACGTTTATAATCTACGTGGGCAGTGCGTACTACCCAGCCAAAACCGCGCTCCATAAATTTTTCCATAGCCATGCCGTAGCAGCGTTCCATCTGATCGTACCGGGCGGCCAATACATAATCAAAATATTTGCTGTTGTGTACGTGCTGAAACATGTCGATATCGTCCGGGCGTACACGAAACTCGCTTTCGAAGGTAGAGTAGATGGGAGTATCCATAGGGCAAATATAATGATTGGGTTGGAGAGTGGTTGATTGGTAGGGCGGTTGATTAAGTTGATTAGGAGAGAGGGTGTATTTGGGGGTTACCGGGTGAATGATCGGTGATAAAAAATAACTAACCGTTAGATTTTGTTAGGCTATAAAATTAACTTTATCGAGATTACAGCATATTCTTAACTATTGATGACAAAACAGATTTACGATAAATCGATTGAAACCCGCGAACTACAGATGGTCGGTTTTTGGGTTAATTTTACTCACTTTTCAGTTGTTGGCTTTCTTCTCATTATGCCAACAACAGTATTGGTTTTTCATTTGATGAATTTCATTCAAAACCATAGTGACTCATTTCGGGAGGGAGAGATATGGATTGTAACTATCCCTCCTGTTTTGGCGACTATTTTTTATTTCATGCAGAAACGACAATTGAAATTTAAAGTAATTAATACTACATTAAATTCTGTTCAACTGAAGGAAGTTATAATAGAAGTTGCCAAAAAACTTAACTGGGAATTTAAATCAGCCACAACAAATACCTATGTTGCTAAAACAACCCCTGGGTTTTTCTCCGGAAGTTGGGGAGAGCAAATAACAATTTTATTCGACAATGATCGTGTTTTTGTGAATAGTATATGTGATCCTGAAAAAAGATCGTCCATTTTTTCGGCAGGGCGTAACAACGAAAATGAACAAACTTTAATTGATAAGATCAAAGAGGCAGAAAGTCAATCGGGTACTGCGCTTGAATTATAACAATTATGTGTTAAGATATATTACGGAGGCGGGAAGGCAAGTTTTTAATTTTTAACTCTAAAACCAAATGAAATATATCCTCCTGGTTTGCTTTTGTTTTTTTGCAGGTATTGGTCTTGCTCAAAAGATGCAATGTGCATGTGGTACAGATAGTAATTTGAACGAAATCATTGACTGTAAATCTACTATTTTTAAAAATGGAGCGCGATTATATTGGCAGTTTAACTGCGATTCGTCGTGGTTGACCTTCAAGGCTGTAAATGGACGCAAACGGATCTTGTTTTCGTTGGACAGTTCTTTAATGGAGCTTACAGGCCGGCTTGGTTATATTTACGCTGCCGAATACAAATACGTATTTCTAATTCGGCAAAACCTAATCTCCGGTTGTTGCGACCCGCCCGAGTTTATTTTGTTTAATAAAAACACAGGTCGTCAAAAATCGTTATTGGGGCGGTTGGTATTTTATAGCCACGACAGTAAATATCCTATTGTTATATCCCTGGGGCCAAATAGTAATTCGTTGATTATATTTAATGTAGATACGCACAAAAAATATTCGATAGCCTTACCACGCGGGCGACTGTCAAAATCTATTAAGTTATCTTTTTTCTCCGCCCCCGAACTCCTGTTTGATAATGACCTTATTAAAGGCGACAGTTTAGTACTTAAATACCAATATAAAACTACGGCAAAAAAAGACTGGCTTTACTCAAAAATTTTGATTGATTTGAAAAAATGATGTCCTAAATCTCAACGCCGATAAAAAAGATTTAAAAAAAGTGGATTAGATTTTGGAGTATGACTGTTTTTATGTGATTGTCATTTAAAGTATGCCTGATATCAAAATAACAGATTGACGTTTATTCTGGTTTTCCTATATTCGGGAAACTTCTGCTTATAATGAAAATACTATCCCGGTTATTATTTACCGCTATCCTGTTTTTGAGCGCTAACTCCTTTGCACAGCAGCAACCTCTAAATATGCAATACGCTGTATCGATGGAGAAGGCAGCCGATCATCTTTACCACGTTGAGCTTACCAATAAAACGCCAGGTAAAACACTCGATTTTAAAATGTGTGCCTGGACTCCCGGCTACTACCAGCTTATTGATTTTGCCGCCGCGGTACAAAATTTTAAAGTAACCGATAGCAAGGGTGTAAACCTGAAGTGGCAAAAAGCCTCGGAAAACACCTGGCGCGTTTATCACAACAGTTCTGGCACAATAAAAATTTCGTATGATGTTAAAGCCACGGTGCCCTTTGTGGGCAATATTTACCTTGATGAAACACGGGGATACATTACCCCCGGTGGTTTATTCATGTACCTGGATAATGAACTGTGGCATCCGGTTACCATAAAAATGCAACCCTATAGCAAATGGAATGCAATGGTGGCCACGGGCTTAGATACGGTTGCAGGTAAATATCACCTGTACAAAGCCGATAATTTTGATGTGCTGTATGATAGCCCCTTTTTAATGGGCGAACTGGAAGTGCTGCCTCCGTTTACGGTTAAAAATAAACCACACAATTTTATTGGTTATAAGTTACCTGAGTTTGACGGGCAGGCATTTATGGACGATTTGAAAAAGATTGTGGTTGCGGGCAGCAACATCATTGGCGAAATACCCTATACGCACTATACCTTTTTATCAATAGGTGCCGGGGGCGGCGGTATCGAACATTTAAACTCATCGTCGTTAAGTTTTAGCGGGGGGGAGGGTTTTAATTCGCCCGAGGCTAAAAAGAGGCTTTACAACTTTATAGCCCACGAGTATTTTCACCATTATAATGTTAAACGCATCAGGCCGGTTGAATTGGGCCCGTTTGATTATTCGAAAGAGAACCACACCAATATGCTTTGGGTATCTGAAGGGTTTACGGTTTATTACGAATATATGATAACAAGGCGCGCCGGTTTAATGACGGGCGAAGATATGCTGAAAGATTTTGAAGAAAATATTAAAAACTATGAGAATAAGCCGGGCCATTTTTACCAGTCGGCCACCCAGGCCAGTTACAATACCTGGAACGACGGGCCAAACGGCCGCGTAAATGAGGATATTAATAAAACCATATCCTATTATGATAAAGGCCCTGTGCTTGGCTTAATGCTCGATTTTAACATCAGGCATGCTACTCAAAATAAAAAGACACTTGATGATGTAATGCGGTTGCTTTACTACAAATATTACAAAAAGCTTAACCGGGGCTTTACCGAAAAGGAATTTAGGGCCGAATGCGAAAAAATGGCCGGCACGCCAATGCCCGAAGTGTTTGAATACGCATCTACGGTTAAACCACCCGATTATCCAAAATACTTTGCTTACGGTGGTTTACGGATAGATACTAATGCTACGGTTACTTATAACTCATGGGCCGGCATTAATTATAGGCAACGACGCGATACATTAACTATTGGCACTGTCGAACCCAATTCGCCTGCCTGGGAAAAAGGCATAAGGGGTGGAACAAAAATTTTAACCGTTGAAGGCCAACCGGCAACGCAAAAATTATTAGACCATGCACTGGAAGCAAAAAACACTGGCGATGCTTTAACGCTCACCATACAAAAAGGAACCGAGAAACGCGATGTAACTATTATACTGGGCAGCAAAAAGGAAAAGACGTTTAAGATAAGTCCGCTGCCCAATCCCGATCCGTTGCAGGCGGCTATTTATAAAAGCTGGATAGGGAGTCTGTAAAGTCAAAATTCAAAAGTCAAAATTCAAAAATGACTTACAATTTTAAAGGTATTTGTTTGTAGCATTGTGGGGTAATTAAAACGTTATGAAAATTACAGAACAAACAAACCGGCTTATGGAGCTTGGCCTTGATGCGGATATACTAAACCGTTACCGCGAACCGCACCGGTTTTACCATACGCTGGAGCATCTGGACGATTTGTGTGGGCAGCTGGAATTAAAGGGTTTTGCCGATAATGATGCATTGCTGCTTGCTACCGTATTTCATGATATTATTTATGATCCGCGTTCGGCTACAAACGAAGAGGATTCGGCGAAGTACTTTAATGAACTGTTTATCGGCGACCAGCGATTAAAGGATGAGGTAACGCAAATCATCTTCGATACCAAAAATCATCAGCCCAAAACAGAGCTATCAAAAGTGTTTTGTGATGCCGATTTAAATATTCTCAAGCTGCCTTTTGATAAATTGCTGCAGTATGAGCAGCAGATATTTAAGGAGTTTCAGTTTGTTGATTATGCCATTTACCGCGAAAAGAGGGTAGAGGTGCTGCAGAGTTTACAGCAAAATGTAAACAACCCTGCGCTGGAGTATTTAATTGATTACGTGCGCACCCGCCGGCCCAGGATAGCGGTTTACCCCGGTAGTTTTAACCCATTCCATAAAGGCCACTTTAATATACTGCAAAAAGCCGAACAGGTATTTGATAAGGTAATCATAGCCCGCGGCGTTAACCCCGGTAAAGATGCTTCCAGTTATGCTTTACCAAATATTTTAAAATACAGGCAATTAGCCACGTACGAGGGTTTACTTACTGATTTTACCGGCAGCCTGGGCTATGCTGTAACAATAATCCGTGGCTTACGCAATGGATCAGATTTGCAATACGAATTAAACCAGTATCGCTATATGCAGGAGCTTGGCGATAAAAGTATCAATGTAATTGCCATATTTTGTGATATGGAATTTGAGCATATCTCCAGCACCGGCATCAGGCAGCTGGAAAAATATGGGAAAGCCGGGGAGTATTTGGTTTAGGGGGATTAGGTGAGTGGTTGAGATTTTATGTGAAAGGGTTCTCGGCTTGGTTCAGCTGAAAGCTGAAACCCTGTAACCCACGAGCTGAAAGCTCGCGCGAGCGGCGGCCCAGTCAACCACTCACCTAATCAACCCAATCAACCACTCACCAACTTTTGAATTTTGAATTTTTACTTTTGAATTAAATCACTATCTTTGCACCCACAATTAACAAAAGTATTTAACGCTTTAATATTATTCACGTAATGTATTTAGGTAAAGAGACAAAGGCAGAGATCTTTGCAAAACACGGTAAGGGTGCTACAGACACTGGTTCAACCGAAGGTCAGGTAGCATTATTCACTCACCGCATCGCACACTTAACTGGTCACCTTAAGAAAAACAAACACGATTTTTCTACCCAGTTATCACTGCAAAAATTAGTAGGTAAACGCCGCGGATTGTTAGCGTACCTGTACAAAAAAGACATTGAAAGATATCGTGCTATCATCAAAGCTTTACAGCTAAGGGATATCATTAAATAATTCTCATACTTTTTATTGAAAAGCCATCCCGATTTTGTGGATGGCTTTTTTACTTTTGAAAAAATTATACACACACACATAAAAAACCGGTGCGCTCCGAAAGATGAAAAGTGCACCACAACAAAAAGAAGATGAGTTTAAACGTAATTAAAAAAGTTATTGATTTAGGTGACGGCCGCACCATTGAGATCGAAACAGGTAAACTGGCCAAACAGGCAGATGGCTCTGTAGTTATTAAAATGGGTGATACCATGTTATTGGCTACCGTAGTATCATCGCCGGAAGCGAAAGAGGGAGTTGATTTTTTACCCCTTTCTGTTGATTACCAGGAAAAATACGCTGCTACCGGTCGTATCCCGGGTGGCTTTTTACGCCGCGAAGCGCGTTTGTCAGACTATGAGGTTTTAATCTCGCGTTTGGTTGACCGTGCTTTACGCCCGTTATTCCCTTCAGATTATCACGCTGATACACAAGTGATGATCTCTTTAATTTCTGCCGATAAAGATATCATGCCCGATTGCCTTGCCGGTTTGGCAGCATCGGCAGCATTAGCTGTATCTGATATTCCTTTTAACGGCCCTATCTCTGAAGTACGTGTTGCAAAAATTGATGGTCAGTTGGTAATTAACCCAACTTTAACCCAGCTTGAGCATGCTACTTTAGAATTTATTGTTGCAGGTAGCGAGCACGATATCAACATGGTTGAAGGTGAATCGAAAGAGATCCAGGAAGCTGAATTGGTTGAAGCTATTAAATTTGCACACACTGCTATCAAAATTCAATGTTTAGCTCAAAAAGAGTTAACTATTGAAGTTGGCAAAACCGAAAAACGTGTTTACTGCCATGAAAACAGCAATGAAGATTTGAAAAAAGCAATCTATGCTGCTACTTATGACCAGGTTTACGCAATCGCTTCTTCTGCATCTGCAAAAGACGAGCGCTCAGCAAAATTCAAAGAAGTTCGTGATGCCTATATCGCTACTTTAGGCGAAATTGATGAGGTTACTAAATTCTTAGCTAAAAAATACTACCATGATGTGGAGTATGATGCTATCCGTAACCTAGTATTAGATGAAGGCAAGCGTTTAGATGGCCGTTCAACTACCCAGATTCGCCCTATCTGGAGCGAAGTTGGTTATTTGCCGTCAGCCCATGGTTCTGCCGTATTTACCCGTGGCGAAACACAATCATTAACCACTGTTACTTTAGGTGCAAAAGATGATGAGCAAATGATTGATGGCGCGTTCATCAATGGTTACCAAAAATTCCTGTTGCATTATAATTTCCCGGGTTTCTCAACCGGCGAGGTTCGTCCTAACAGGGGTGCTGGTCGCCGTGAAATTGGTCATGGTAACCTGGCTATGCGTTCGTTAAAACAAGTACTACCATCTGAGGATGAAAATCCATATACCATCCGTATCGTTTCTGATATTCTTGAATCAAACGGTTCATCGTCAATGGCTACGGTTTGTGCCGGTACATTGGCTTTGATGGATGCTGGTATCAAAATCAAATCGCCGGTATCTGGTATCGCGATGGGATTGATCACCAACGAAATGGGTACTAAATATGCTATCTTATCTGACATCCTGGGCGACGAAGATCATTTAGGTGATATGGACTTTAAAGTAACCGGTACTGCCAACGGTATTGTTGCTGTACAAATGGACTTGAAAATCAATGGCCTATCGTACGAAGTGTTAACTAACGCTTTAAACCAGGCCAAAGATGGTCGTTTACATATCCTTGGCGAAATGGCTAAAACCATTACTGCCCCTCGTGTTGATCTGAAGCCACACGCTCCGCGTATTGTTACCATCAAAATTGATAAAGAATTTATTGGTGCAGTTATCGGGCCCGGTGGTAAAATTATCCAGGAAATGCAACGCGAAACCGGTGCAACTATTTCTATCGAAGAAAAAGACAACCAGGGTATCGTTCAGATTTTTGCCGACAATAAGGCATCTATCGATCAGGCTTTATCGCGTATCCGCAACATTGCTTCTAAACCAGAAGTTGGCGAGATATACGAAGGTAAAGTAAAATCAATTATGCCATTTGGCGCATTTGTTGAGATTATGCCGGGTAAAGATGGTTTGTTACACATATCTGAAATAGATCACCGCAGGATCGAAAAAATGGACGGTATATTTGAGGTTGGCGACGAGGTAAGGGTTAAATTGCTTGATGTAGATAAACAAGGTAAACTTAAATTATCGCGTAAAGCACTGTTACCAAGGCCGGAAGCTCCAAAATCCGAAAAATAATTGTAATATTATATGTGCAAAACCCTCTTTATGAGGGTTTTGCTGTTTTTGCTTGTTTTTTTTACACTTTTTTTGAAAAAATTAAAACAAAAGTGGGATGTTTAAACTTTATATCAGTTCATAGATAGTTGAATAAACCATAAAATCCGATCCTGCTTGTAAAAACGATGACCCCTGCTACAAACGATCCTTTAGATTTTCTTAATAGCAATCCGCAGGGAATACAATCGGCTACACAAACCGATTTAGTTCAATTGCTGCTATATGAGATCATCCGGGTTAAAGAATTAATACTGTATTATGACTCCATTCCCAATGGAGGTGGTCAGCTTGGCTCATCAATTTTGAATGAGCTGGTATCAGAAGCCTATCAATCGCTTGTAAACTACGATACAGTACTGATGAAAAAGTACTATGACTTGTTGCTAAACTGCGATTAAGCTGCATATGTGCAGATATGCAGATTTTAGATGTGCAGATGTTTACTTAAGATAAAACTTTACAAATAATTGCCAATTGCAATGTTGGGGATTTATATATTTGCACATGAACCATCTGATAGCGCCATCTATTTTAGCGGCCGACTTTGCCAACCTGCAACGCGATATTGAAATGATCAATAACAGCGAAGCTGATTGGGTGCATGTTGATATTATGGATGGCATGTTTGTGCCAAATATCTCTTTTGGTTTTCCGGTTGTTGCTGCCACAAAAAGGCATGCCACCAAACCGCTGGATGTTCACCTGATGATTGTTGATCCTGATAGGTACGTTAAGGCGTTTAAAGATGCCGGTGCCAATGGTATCACTGTTCATTACGAAGCCTGCCCGCATTTACATCGCACCGTACAAGCTATTAAAGAGCTTGGCTGCAGGGCGGGAGTCGCCCTTAATCCGCATACGCCCGTAGCTTTGCTTGAGGATATAATAGCCGACCTGGATATGGTACTCATTATGTCTGTTAATCCTGGCTTTGGCGGCCAAAAGTTTATTGCCAATACCTACAAAAAGCTTAACGATTTGAAGGCCCTGAGTGAAAGGAAAAATCCGGGCTTATTTATCGAGGTTGATGGCGGTGTAGATCAAAATAATGTTAAAGAATTATTGCAAGCAGGTGCAAATGTGCTTGTTGCGGGCAGTTCTGTGTTCTCATCGGCCATACCGGCCGATGCAATATATAACCTCAAACACCCTTAAAAGTTATTACAATTGTAATAATTACTACCAACCTTATAGGATAAATTTGATATTTGCAATCAAAAAGGCTTTTGTTGATTAATTGTATATTTTTTCAAAAAACGTAAATTAATCCTATGAATTTTGTCAAATTGATTAACTTCGGCCCAACTAAATACAAAGTTCCTAATCAAGTATTCAGAACCTACAATTCGTTAATTATATGAAACATAATTTTGGTGCCGGACCAGGCATTTTACCTCAGGAGGTTTTAAAACAAGCTTCCGAGGCGGTTATTGATTTTAATGGTACAGGATTATCATTGCTGGAGATCTCTCACAGGTCGAAAGAATTTGAAGCAGTTTTGAATGAAGCTGTTGCATTGGTAAAAGAATTATTTGATGTGCCAGAAGGTTATTCGATATTATTTTTACAAGGCGGCGCCAGTACGCAGTTTGCCATGGCCCCCTACAATTTATTGCCTTCAACAGGCAAAGCCGCTTACCTGGAAACAGGTGTTTGGGCTAATAAAGCCTTAAAGGAAGCCAAGTTTTTTGGCGAAGTAGAGATTGTTGCCTCTTCAAAAGCCGATAATTTTACTTACATCCCTAAAGATTATACTATTCCTGCTGATGCGGCTTATTTCCACATCACTTCAAACAATACCATTTATGGTACACAGTTACAGGAATTCCCAAAATCGCCGGTACCGGTTGTTTGCGATATGTCGTCAGATATTTTCAGCCGTAAAATTAACGTTGCCGACTTTGGTTTAATTTACGCCGGCGCTCAAAAAAACATGGGCCCTGCAGGTGTTACCTTAGTTATTGTTAAAGACGAAATTTTAGGTAAAGTTGACCGTAAAATACCGGCGATGCTTAATTACCAGGTACAAATTGAAGGCGGATCGATGTATAACACCCCTCCATGTTTTGCTATCTACGTATCGATGCTTACGCTGCAATGGTTAAAAGCCAAAGGCGGCGTTGAAGTTATCGAGCAGGAAAACATCACCAAAGCACGCGTATTATATGACGAGATTGAACGCAACCCGTTATTTAAACCGGTTTGCGCTACAGAAGATCGCTCGCACATGAACGTAACCTTCGTAATGGAAAATCCTGAACTGGAAAAACCATTCCTGAAACTATGCGACGAAAGAGGTATAGTAGGTATCAAAGGCCACAGAAGCGTTGGTGGTTTCCGCGCATCAATTTACAACGCGTTGCCAATAACCAGCGTTTACGCCCTTATTGACGTAATGCAGGAGTTTGCTGAATCAAATAAATAATTTAGTCATCAGTAATTGGTCATTAGTCATTTTGGATGGCGGATAGACCAATGACTAATGACCAATGACTAATGACAAAATAAGATGATCAAAATATTAGCTAATGACGGTATCGACCCGATTGGAAAACAGCTTTTAGAAGAAGCCGGTTTTATTGTTGATACCAATAACATTCCGCAGGATGAATTACCTGTGCGGTTACAAGAGTACGATGCCATTACTGTACGTAGCGCAACTAAAGTACGTAAAGCCCTTATTGATGCCTGCCCAAATCTTAAAGTGATTGGCCGTGGCGGTGTTGGTATGGATAACATTGATGTAGAATATGCAAGGGAAAAAGGCCTGAGCGTTTATAATACGCCTGCGTCATCTTCATTATCAGTTGCCGAACTTGTTTTTGCCAGTTTATTTGGCGCGGTAAGGTTTTTGCCAGATAGCAACCGCAAAATGCCGGTTGAAGGTGGTACTAAATTTAACGACCTGAAGAAGGCTTATGCAAAAGGTATCGAACTGCGCGGTAAAACTTTAGGTATTGTTGGCTTTGGCCGTATCGGCCGCGAGGTGGCTAAAATAGCTATCGGCGTTGGTATGGAAGTTTTGGCTTATGATTTATTCCCTTTTAACCCCGAGTTGGATATTGTTTTAGGTGGTGGTACAACCGTTAAGGTAAGTGTAAAAACTTCAACTTTAGAAGAGGTAACCAAAACGGCCGATTTCATTACCCTGCACACGCCGTTTATTGACAAGGCCCTGTTTGGTGCCGAAGAATTGGCATTGACCAAAAAAGGTGTTGGCTTTGTAAATATTTCACGCGGTGGTTTAATTGACGAATTGGCTTTAGTTGACGCGTTAAACAGCGGCCAGGTTTCATTTGCAGCTTTAGACGTATTTGATAACGAGCCAACCCCCCGCGAAGAGATACTGAAACACCCTAAAATTTCTTTAACCCCTCACATTGGTGCTGCCACCAATGAGGCACAGGAAAGAATAGGTGTGGAGCTTGCCAACCTGATCATCGATCACTTTAAAAAAGCATAAACACTAATTTGACTATTGAGCCGAATTTCACGAATTTGATTAGAGGCTGATTTTTTGAATATAACGAATGGCACGAATTCCTAAAGAGTTCGTGCCATTTGGTTTGGTGCGATGTCACCAGGTATAAAGCGATGACCAACTATGCACATTCGCCTTACATTCATGCGGTTGCTTTTGTTCCTTATAAGTGATGGTCACAGCTAACCCGATACAGTACGACGGAATTTACGAAAGCCTCTCGAATTTGTGATAAATACCTGCCTACACACAAAAGCCGGATAAATTTCATTTACCCGGCTTTTGTGCTTTAAACTCTTAATTCTTTTTTTTAATCTTTTTTACCGCCAAATACCGAGAAACTCACGTAACGTTTAGGATGAGCTTTTAAATCGAGCAACAGGTTGTTTAGGCTGTTGGTGGCGGCATCCATGTTTTTGTAAACCTTATCGTCGTTCATCAACAAGCCCAAAGTTCCTTTGGTCGAATTGATATTGGCGATAGTTGCCTGTAAATCGGCCATGGCCTTATTGGCGTTATCTAAGGTGTTTTTGATGTTCGATGCAGCTATATCGTTACTTATTTTTTCAAAATTAGTAGCCATACCGTTTATATGTACGGTGCTCGTCTTCAGGTTAGATGATACTACTTCGGCATTCGACAGTATTACATCAATGTGTTTGGTTTGGGTTCCAACCAGGTTATCTATTTTTTTGGTAACACCTTCCAGGGTTTGCAGGGAGTTGGCAATGCTCATAAAACTGCGGTCAACATTCTTCTGAAAATTTGGGTTCAGGATCTTGTTGATGGCCGCTAACGATGAATCGAGCTTGGTAATCAGCATTTCGGCTTTTTTTTGTATCGGCTGCAGGCTCTCGGCCAGGCTTCCCTGTATGTCGGCCTTCAAAGTGTCTTTGTTTTCGGCAAGTATTTTACTATTGCCTAATTCAAAAACAATGGCTTTGCTACCTAAAAGATCAGTGCTTTCCAGCTTGGCCAGGGTATTGTTCGGGACATCGTATTTTTCCTCAATCTTAAATTCAACTATGGTGCGGCCATCCGGCTGAAGCTCCATTTTTGAAATACGGCCAATCTGGAAACCATTTACCAGTACAGGTTTTGATACGCCGAGGCCTTCAACACTGTTGTATACGGCGTAAAACTTATTTGATCCCGAAAATACATCGTTACCCCTTAAAAAGCTGTATCCTAAAACGAGTATAGTGATAGCAATAACCGTAAGGGCGCCTATTTTTGTTTCGTTTGAAATTTTCATTAAGTAGTGTGATTATGTTTAAATGTTTTTGCTGGCAATGCCCGCGGCACAGGTGATGTTATAAGCAATATACGTTTGAACAACTGATTAAGTTTTTATACACACTAATTATCGCGAATTGTATCGAATTGAAGAATGGCTCGTATCTATATTAATTTTATGATTCTTGCAATTCATTTTAATTATTGAAAATTAGTGTCTCTTATCATGTTTATATTCAACTTTTATAATTCGTGAAATTCGATATAATTAGTAACAAATTCGTATGTAAATTATTGCGATACATGCTCCACTTCGTTTTTATAATTTAACAGCGCACGCACAATTGAACTCACAATTTCATTTTGTCCATCTTCCGAGTTTAGGTACGCTTCATCGCTTGGGTTATTAATATAGCCTGTTTCAACCAAAACGGATGGCATTGCGGTATGGCAAAGTACGTAAATACCTTGTTCCCGTAAACCTTCGCTTGGCCGCCCATCGGTTTCAACAAATTCATTATTAATTAAAGTTGCCAGTTTGATGCTTTGCTGCCTGAATTTTCTTTTATACTCGTTGGTTAAAATGATAGTAATGGGATCGTCGGGATCTAATCCGGCGTCCATTCCCGAATCTTCCTCAACCTGGTTGTGAACGATGGTCCTTTCCTCTTCTTTTGACCGGTGTAAACCGTAAACCAACAATAATACTCCTTTGCCGGAGCGGTCTGGTACACTTACCGTACGGTAAACCGGCTTATGGCGTTTTGTGCCAACTTGCTCGCGCACATGCCTGTCAGATAGTGAGTTGCAGTGTATAGATACAAAAATATTGCCTTTGTTTTCGTTTGCTATTTCGGCGCGGCGTTCAAATGATACATCGTCCTCTGTCGACCGGGTTAAAACGGCTTTTACCCCAGCCATATCTTTTTCTATTGCAGCCTGCAATTTTAAAGCGATAGCAAGCGTTACATTTCTTTCCGAAGAAAAACTTCCTGATGCTCCGTGCGAGAAATGCCCCGTCCCGGTGGGCTTGCCGCCATGACCAGCATCAACGATAATAGTTTTTATTTTGAAACCCGAATTAACAACCGTATCTGTTTTGATGAGGCCGTAAGAAATAAGTGGGAACGATGAAAGGAGTAACAACAATG
The genomic region above belongs to Mucilaginibacter sp. KACC 22773 and contains:
- a CDS encoding N-acetylmuramoyl-L-alanine amidase family protein translates to MKNRALKRLIYSLSALLLLLSSFPLISYGLIKTDTVVNSGFKIKTIIVDAGHGGKPTGTGHFSHGASGSFSSERNVTLAIALKLQAAIEKDMAGVKAVLTRSTEDDVSFERRAEIANENKGNIFVSIHCNSLSDRHVREQVGTKRHKPVYRTVSVPDRSGKGVLLLVYGLHRSKEEERTIVHNQVEEDSGMDAGLDPDDPITIILTNEYKRKFRQQSIKLATLINNEFVETDGRPSEGLREQGIYVLCHTAMPSVLVETGYINNPSDEAYLNSEDGQNEIVSSIVRALLNYKNEVEHVSQ
- a CDS encoding D-2-hydroxyacid dehydrogenase — translated: MIKILANDGIDPIGKQLLEEAGFIVDTNNIPQDELPVRLQEYDAITVRSATKVRKALIDACPNLKVIGRGGVGMDNIDVEYAREKGLSVYNTPASSSLSVAELVFASLFGAVRFLPDSNRKMPVEGGTKFNDLKKAYAKGIELRGKTLGIVGFGRIGREVAKIAIGVGMEVLAYDLFPFNPELDIVLGGGTTVKVSVKTSTLEEVTKTADFITLHTPFIDKALFGAEELALTKKGVGFVNISRGGLIDELALVDALNSGQVSFAALDVFDNEPTPREEILKHPKISLTPHIGAATNEAQERIGVELANLIIDHFKKA
- the serC gene encoding 3-phosphoserine/phosphohydroxythreonine transaminase, whose product is MKHNFGAGPGILPQEVLKQASEAVIDFNGTGLSLLEISHRSKEFEAVLNEAVALVKELFDVPEGYSILFLQGGASTQFAMAPYNLLPSTGKAAYLETGVWANKALKEAKFFGEVEIVASSKADNFTYIPKDYTIPADAAYFHITSNNTIYGTQLQEFPKSPVPVVCDMSSDIFSRKINVADFGLIYAGAQKNMGPAGVTLVIVKDEILGKVDRKIPAMLNYQVQIEGGSMYNTPPCFAIYVSMLTLQWLKAKGGVEVIEQENITKARVLYDEIERNPLFKPVCATEDRSHMNVTFVMENPELEKPFLKLCDERGIVGIKGHRSVGGFRASIYNALPITSVYALIDVMQEFAESNK
- the rpe gene encoding ribulose-phosphate 3-epimerase — its product is MNHLIAPSILAADFANLQRDIEMINNSEADWVHVDIMDGMFVPNISFGFPVVAATKRHATKPLDVHLMIVDPDRYVKAFKDAGANGITVHYEACPHLHRTVQAIKELGCRAGVALNPHTPVALLEDIIADLDMVLIMSVNPGFGGQKFIANTYKKLNDLKALSERKNPGLFIEVDGGVDQNNVKELLQAGANVLVAGSSVFSSAIPADAIYNLKHP
- a CDS encoding MlaD family protein, translated to MKISNETKIGALTVIAITILVLGYSFLRGNDVFSGSNKFYAVYNSVEGLGVSKPVLVNGFQIGRISKMELQPDGRTIVEFKIEEKYDVPNNTLAKLESTDLLGSKAIVFELGNSKILAENKDTLKADIQGSLAESLQPIQKKAEMLITKLDSSLAAINKILNPNFQKNVDRSFMSIANSLQTLEGVTKKIDNLVGTQTKHIDVILSNAEVVSSNLKTSTVHINGMATNFEKISNDIAASNIKNTLDNANKAMADLQATIANINSTKGTLGLLMNDDKVYKNMDAATNSLNNLLLDLKAHPKRYVSFSVFGGKKD